From the genome of Oscillospiraceae bacterium:
TTAGGAAAAGGAGTTAAGGTCATACCCTGCAATACATAAAGCGTAATGCCACGGAAAATAAGCATACCTGCCAATGTTACAATAAACGCTGGAATGCGCATATAGGCAATCCAAAAGCCCTGCCATACGCCAACCAGTGCACCAGCCAAAAGTGCAATGAGAATGGCTAGCCAAGGATTCATGCCCTTTTGCACAATTAAAACGCCAAGCAGTGCGCCAACAAAGGCCACGACTGAACCAACAGAAAGATCGATTGAACCACTACTGACAATACACAGCAGCATGCCGATGGAAAGAATTATAACATAACTGTTTTGCAAAATTAGGTTTGTTATATTCTGCGGCTTCAAAAAGATGCCGCCAGTTAAAACCTGAAACAGGCCCATAATGACAATCAGCGCAATTACCATACTGTATCGTCTGAGGTTAACAGACGATCCTTTTTTTTCAGCTTTTGTTCCCATATTCCTCAGGCTCCTAACTTTTTATTTGCCACAATGCACTGCATAACCGTTTCAGCTTTGGCTGCTTCCTTAGGAAGCTCGCCAACCACGGTTCCTTCATTGATCACGTACACTCTGTCTGAAACGCCCAGCACTTCCGGCAATTCGGAAGAAATCATAATAACACACTTTCCCTTGGCTGCCAGATCATTGATAATTGTATAAATCTCATATTTGGCACCTACATCAATACCACGCGTTGGTTCATCCAGAATCAGTACATCCGGCTCTGTCATAATCCATTTACTCAGCACGACCTTCTGCTGATTGCCGCCAGAAAGACTACCTACTGGCTGATAAATGCTGCTGGACTTGATTTTGAGTTCGTCCCGGTACTGATTGGCATAAGCAATTTCCTTATCCGTATCCAAAATGCGGTTTTGGCTAACGCGCCCTAAACTGGAAAGCGAAATATTGGTACAGATATCATCTGACAAAATCAGGCCTGCATTTTTCCTGTCTTCAGTGACATAAGCAATTTTATTGGAAATTGCCTTTTCAACCGTACTGGTATCAATTTCTTTTCCGTCTTTTATTACTTTTCCGGTAATATTTTTGCCATACAAATGCCCAAATACACTCATAGCAAGCTCTGTGCGTCCAGCACCCATCAGGCCGGCCAAACCTACTACTTCACCTTTATGTACCTTAATTGAAATATCATTAAGGAACTTTTTGCCCTCAATAATTGGGCTATCTGCGGACCAGTGCTGGATTTCAAAGGCTACATCGCCGATTTTAACATTGCGTGGCGGAAAACGTTCGGTCATCTCACGGCCAACCATACCTTTAATAATACGGTCTTCTGTAATTTTATCTTTTCCCTGCACCAAGGTCTCAATACTTTGACCATCACGCAAAATGGTAATCGTATCAGATACCTCGGTAACCTCATTGAGTTTATGAGAAATCAATATAGAAGTTAAGCCGTGCTTTTGTAGATCTTTCATCAGTTGCAACAGCTTTTGTGAATCTTTCTCAGTCAACGCAGCTGTGGGTTCATCAAAGATCAGGAGCTTTGCATTTTTGCCCAAGGCCTTGGCAATCTCCACTAGCTGTTGGCGCCCCACATTCAAATCTTTCACCAGCGTATGCGGGTCCTCATCTAAGCCAACACGGTCCAGCAGTTTTTGTGCTTCATTATAAGTAAAGTCCCAGTTAATTACCTTTCCAGATGCCTTCTCATGTCCCAAAAAGAGGTTTTCTCCAATAGAGAGATACGGGATCAAAGCCAATTCTTGATGTATAATGGCTATTCCAGCTTTCTCACTGTCTTTAATTCCCCTAAAGCGGCATGGCTTGCCCTCGAAAACAATGTCTCCTGTGTAACTGCCAAAAGGATAAACACCGCTGAGTACATTCATCAAGGTAGACTTGCCTGCACCATTTTCTCCTACTAGAGCATGAATAGAACCTTTTTCCACGGTAAAATTTACATTTTTTAAAACACGAACCCCTGGAAACTCTTTGACAATATTTTTCATTTCCAGAATATTTTCTGCCATCATGCAGCCTCCTGCCAAATAGAATAGCCGTGGTTTACCTGCCCAACAAATTTGGCAGATATATCGCCAGCGTTTATCAATCAGTTAAGGCCCAGCTCAGCCTTTGTGTAATAACCAGAGTCGATTAAGACCTTCTGATAATTGTCCTTTGTTACCGCTACTGGATCACACAAATAAGAAGGAACCACTTTAACGCCGTTGTTATAAGTCTTTGTATCATTTACTTCTGCTTTTTTACCTTCAAGCAGTGCTGAAACCATATCTGCCACTTTATTGGCTAATGTACGGGTATCTTTAAAGACGCTCATGGAAATTTCACCTTTTGCAATAGAGGTAACATTTGCTTTTTCACAGTCCTGGCCAGTAATAATTGGCAGCGGCTTTGCAGAAGAACCATAACCGATATTCTTTAAAGAAGCCAGCACACCGCGGGAAATCGCATCATTTGGTGCCAATACCGCATCCAATTTAGCGCCGCTTGCATAGTTTGCAGAAAGCAGGTTATCCATGCGGGCCTCTGCAACTTCTGTCTTCCAGTGCTCGGTAGCACATTTTGTAAAATCATTCATTCCGCTACGTACGACCAGTTTTTTGCTGTCTAAATAGGGCTTTAAAACATTAAGTGCACCATTATAGAAAAACTTTGCATTATTATCATCGGGGGCACCAGTAAAGATTTCAATATTAAAAGGACCTTTCCCCTGTTTAAGTCCCAGTTTATCTACAATGTACTGTCCCTGCAGCTGGCCCACTTTGTAGTTATCAAACGTTGCGTAGTAATCAACTGCATCAGAATTCATGAGCAAGCGGTCATAAGCAATGACTTTTACATTGCTAGCTTTGGCTTGTTTTAAGGCATCCGTTAGGGCAGAGCCATCAATGGAGGCAACGACCAACACATTTACACCGCTGGTCACCATATTTTCGATCTGAGAGACCTGGGTATTTACATCATTGTTTGCATATTGAAGCTGTACTTGGTATCCTTTAGACTCCAACACCTTTTTCATGTTGTCGCCGTCCTGCACCCATCTCTGCAAATTTTTTTCCGGCATGCAAACGCCAACTTTTTTTCCGCCGGAAGCTGCTGTATTACTGCCGCTTCCAGAAGTACCCGTGTCTGTTGTAACTACTGAACAGCCCACACAAGACGCCAGCATACACAGTGACAAAACAGTTGCGACTACTCTTCTCATCCTTCTCATCTTTCATACGCTCCTTTACTTTTGTTAAGTGCTTCATATAACTTGTTATAGCATTACAGGAAAGGTTTGTCAATATTTGTTTATTAAAAAATTTCAAATTATATTATAATTTTATATATTTTAACCAAATTATTCTGTTTGAGAAATAAATCTTAAAAATTCGGTTTATTATTATACTTATAAAAAGTACTTTTTTAATGGTTTTTTGAGCAAAAAATCATTTTGGCTTTGAAATTTGTAAAACTATTTAATATTATTTTAATTTCTTTTCCCCTTGAGCGTTTTGCAAAAGCTATTTCTTTGAAAGAGATGAATGACATGAACAGTTTGAACCTTCGCTCAGAAAACCGCAGAAAAATCGTTAATTTCCTGTATGAAAACAGAGATGCCACCAAAAAAAAAATTGCAAAGAAATTGGGTCTTAGTGTCCCCACAGTCACCCTTATTCTTAAGGATCTTACGCAGCTTGGCCTCGTAAAGGAAACAGGCACGCTGCAATCTTCCGGCGGCAGAAAGCCGACCGCTGTGCACCTAGAATATGATGCAAAATATTCAGCAGGAATCGCCATTACTCAAAATCATATACGTTTTGCCATTATCAATCTGGGAGCAGAAATTGTTCATTATAAAAGTATAAAGCAGCATTTTTCTGCTAATAACCAATACTATCAGCTGCTTTCTAAGGAATTAGAAGCTTTCCTTACTCAGGCTAAACTGCCGCGGGAAAAGCTGCTAGGGGTTGGCATTGCCCTGCCGGGATTAGTAAACACTGATAAAAAGATATTGGAATACAGCCCCACTTTACAAGTGCAGGACCTGCCTATACAGGCCATTGCAAAAAATATTTCTTATCCTATTCTGGCA
Proteins encoded in this window:
- a CDS encoding ATP-binding cassette domain-containing protein; its protein translation is MAENILEMKNIVKEFPGVRVLKNVNFTVEKGSIHALVGENGAGKSTLMNVLSGVYPFGSYTGDIVFEGKPCRFRGIKDSEKAGIAIIHQELALIPYLSIGENLFLGHEKASGKVINWDFTYNEAQKLLDRVGLDEDPHTLVKDLNVGRQQLVEIAKALGKNAKLLIFDEPTAALTEKDSQKLLQLMKDLQKHGLTSILISHKLNEVTEVSDTITILRDGQSIETLVQGKDKITEDRIIKGMVGREMTERFPPRNVKIGDVAFEIQHWSADSPIIEGKKFLNDISIKVHKGEVVGLAGLMGAGRTELAMSVFGHLYGKNITGKVIKDGKEIDTSTVEKAISNKIAYVTEDRKNAGLILSDDICTNISLSSLGRVSQNRILDTDKEIAYANQYRDELKIKSSSIYQPVGSLSGGNQQKVVLSKWIMTEPDVLILDEPTRGIDVGAKYEIYTIINDLAAKGKCVIMISSELPEVLGVSDRVYVINEGTVVGELPKEAAKAETVMQCIVANKKLGA
- a CDS encoding ROK family transcriptional regulator → MALKFVKLFNIILISFPLERFAKAISLKEMNDMNSLNLRSENRRKIVNFLYENRDATKKKIAKKLGLSVPTVTLILKDLTQLGLVKETGTLQSSGGRKPTAVHLEYDAKYSAGIAITQNHIRFAIINLGAEIVHYKSIKQHFSANNQYYQLLSKELEAFLTQAKLPREKLLGVGIALPGLVNTDKKILEYSPTLQVQDLPIQAIAKNISYPILADNEANLAGLAEIWHINDIENAVYLSVNKGVGGAVILGNKIFNGSSGRSGEFGHMTIVKDGLTCSCGKRGCLEAYCSTKTLTEPNFSDVEEFFSALKLGDKYCIRKWENYLDYLATGINNLRMIFNCDIILGGEISQYLEAASPLLKKKLLLLNSFHEQPDYLRFSKFREKASSTGAALLFVNKFLDS
- a CDS encoding sugar-binding protein, whose amino-acid sequence is MRRVVATVLSLCMLASCVGCSVVTTDTGTSGSGSNTAASGGKKVGVCMPEKNLQRWVQDGDNMKKVLESKGYQVQLQYANNDVNTQVSQIENMVTSGVNVLVVASIDGSALTDALKQAKASNVKVIAYDRLLMNSDAVDYYATFDNYKVGQLQGQYIVDKLGLKQGKGPFNIEIFTGAPDDNNAKFFYNGALNVLKPYLDSKKLVVRSGMNDFTKCATEHWKTEVAEARMDNLLSANYASGAKLDAVLAPNDAISRGVLASLKNIGYGSSAKPLPIITGQDCEKANVTSIAKGEISMSVFKDTRTLANKVADMVSALLEGKKAEVNDTKTYNNGVKVVPSYLCDPVAVTKDNYQKVLIDSGYYTKAELGLN